One genomic region from Nilaparvata lugens isolate BPH chromosome 3, ASM1435652v1, whole genome shotgun sequence encodes:
- the LOC120348823 gene encoding uncharacterized protein LOC120348823 codes for MAINCVISSQLLSIPVDRFTQINLKLLAEPRNERILESFTLVQKPKSTPSCASNVSASDDTNDNNAENAPKPKYRPIFASKKEIPAPGIVRNEFVSGPSNRGNLMKEESTKFTPIFLPRKTLVKATPTSIVPQISSSSVPCHQQVSIPKQETFVQPPSQMRLVPNFRSQVRAPASLSNHHKFTPLFLPRATTCTIKPAVKSPQLMVPQISSCRPTNKYPLFLPQPVNHSAVSSSSDLHRPPCLPPHPYAHHFSVNRTDSNEGCRSE; via the exons atggcgatAAActgtgtgataag ctcacaattGCTCTCCATTCCTGTGGATAGATTCACTCAGATTAATTTAAAGTTGCTAGCAGAACCCAGAAATGAACGCATACTGGAAAGTTTCACTTTGGTCCAAAAACCAAAATCAACTCCCTCATGTGCATCAAACGTGTCTGCGTCAGATGACACCAATGACAATAATGCTGAAAATGCTCCGAAACCAAAATACAGGCCAATATTTGCAAGCAAAAAG gAAATCCCAGCTCCAGGAATAGTGAGAAATGAATTTGTGTCAGGCCCGTCCAATCGTGGTAATCTGATGAAAGAAGAGTCCACCAAGTTCACGCCTATATTCCTTCCTCGTAAGACATTGGTGAAAGCTACTCCGACTTCCATTGTTCCACAAATCAGCAGCTCATCTGTACCCTGTCACCAGCAG gTCTCCATTCCTAAACAGGAAACATTTGTGCAGCCTCCGAGCCAGATGAGACTTGTGCCAAACTTCCGATCACAGGTTCGAGCACCGGCTTCATTGTCCAATCATCATAAATTCACACCATTATTTCTTCCAAGAGCTACGACCTGCACTATTAAGCCAGCTGTCAAGTCGCCTCAACTGATGGTGCCTCAGATCAGCAGCTGCCGGCCCACCAACAAATATCCACTCTTCCTTCCTCAGCCG GTAAATCACTCAGCAGTTTCGAGTAGTTCAGACCTACACCGACCCCCTTGCCTTCCCCCCCACCCGTACGCTCATCACTTCTCAGTCAACAGAACTGATTCAAATGAAGGCTGTCGAAGCG AATAA